The following proteins are co-located in the Castanea sativa cultivar Marrone di Chiusa Pesio chromosome 8, ASM4071231v1 genome:
- the LOC142608163 gene encoding L-type lectin-domain containing receptor kinase SIT2-like, which yields MRLFLLLPMATILVILYVSNICMAFAQNENQFIYNGFLQAKLHLDGSAKITSNGLLLLTNTVNISNPQVGHAFFQFPLKFNTTSSGLRPSLSFSTDFVFAIVPLVPNTGGNGMAFTISPSSNFTNAAGNQYLGLFNSSNQGLTSNHILAIELDTALNPEFGDIDRNHVAIDVNSLNSTDSASAMYFSNKEGKNISLELTSGNPMHLWIDYDEAEKLLSVTLAPNGIPKPNQPLMSKSIDLSQYLLESMYVGFSAATGTLIPSNHYVLGWSFNKSGQAQGLDVSKLPSLPRQRKAKEISGLMIVVLLIAVALVLIAITGTAYNSRRKKFEEIRDDWEEEYGPQRFTYKNLYKATKGFSDKELLGAGGFGKVYRGTLPSSNTQIAVKKVSHDSKQGMKEFVAEIISMGRLRHRNLVQLLGYCRRRGELLLVYDYMPNGSLDKFLYSNEKQNLNWIQRFRILKGVASGLLYLHDEWEQVVLHRDVKASNVLLDAELNGRLGDFGLARLYDHGTNPQTTHVVGTVGYLAPELTRTGRATTCTDVFSFGAFMLEVACGRRPIELQGLPEEVVLVDYVFLCWGKGAILDASDPRLEGNYVVEEMELVLKLGLFCSHLVPEARPSMRQVVQFLDGNAKLPELPNDKACFGTSTNNEVSDFLLSFPSSFSIASAPSCSSIDSILRSGR from the coding sequence ATGAGGCTTTTCCTACTTTTACCAATGGCTACAATTCTTGTAATTCTGTATGTTTCCAATATTTGCATGGCCTTTGCTCAAAATGAAAACCAATTCATCTACAATGGCTTCCTTCAAGCCAAACTGCATCTTGATGGATCTGCTAAAATTACCAGCAATGGCCTACTGCTGCTAACCAATACCGTAAATATTTCAAACCCGCAAGTTGGTCACGCTTTCTTCCAATTTCCTTTAAAATTCAACACAACTTCCTCAGGTTTAAGACcatctctctcattttctacAGACTTTGTATTCGCCATTGTTCCTCTAGTGCCAAATACTGGTGGTAACGGCATGGCCTTCACCATCAGTCCATCAAGTAACTTCACCAACGCTGCAGGAAATCAGTATCTAGGACTCTTCAATTCTTCAAATCAAGGCCTTACTTCAAACCACATTTTGGCCATCGAGCTTGACACTGCTCTGAATCCAGAATTTGGAGATATTGATAGAAATCATGTGGCAATCGATGTGAATAGCCTAAACTCAACTGATTCAGCTTCTGCAATGTATTTTTCCAATAAAGAAGGGAAGAATATAAGCTTGGAGCTCACAAGTGGGAATCCAATGCATCTTTGGATAGATTATGATGAGGCAGAAAAGTTACTGAGTGTAACACTAGCCCCGAACGGAATCCCAAAACCAAACCAGCCTCTCATGTCAAAGTCCATTGACCTGTCTCAATATCTCTTGGAATCTATGTATGTTGGTTTCTCTGCAGCAACTGGTACACTTATTCCAAGTAACCACTACGTTCTGGGATGGAGCTTTAATAAAAGTGGACAAGCACAAGGCCTTGATGTTTCGAAGCTTCCTTCACTTCCTcgacaaaggaaagcaaaagAGATATCAGGACTAATGATCGTGGTTTTGCTCATAGCAGTAGCACTTGTGCTGATAGCAATCACTGGAACTGCTTACAATTCAAGGAGGaagaaatttgaagaaataCGTGATGACTGGGAAGAGGAGTACGGTCCTCAGAGGTTCACCTATAAGAATCTCTACAAGGCAACCAAAGGTTTCTCAGACAAAGAGCTTCTTGGAGCAGGAGGTTTTGGAAAGGTTTATAGAGGAACACTTCCTTCTTCCAATACACAAATTGCAGTCAAGAAAGTCTCCCATGATTCCAAACAAGGGATGAAAGAATTTGTGGCTGAGATTATTAGCATGGGAAGGCTGAGGCACAGAAACTTGGTCCAGCTCCTGGGATATTGCCGGCGAAGAGGAGAACTCCTCTTGGTCTATGATTATATGCCCAACGGAAGCCTTGACAAGTTCTTATATAGCAATGAAAAGCAAAACCTTAACTGGATTCAACGGTTTCGAATCCTGAAAGGAGTAGCTTCTGGCCTTCTCTACCTCCATGACGAGTGGGAACAGGTTGTTCTACACAGAGACGTAAAAGCAAGTAATGTTCTATTAGATGCTGAATTAAATGGAAGGCTAGGAGATTTTGGCCTTGCCAGATTATACGACCACGGTACCAATCCTCAAACCACCCATGTGGTTGGGACAGTAGGTTATTTGGCTCCAGAGCTTACTAGAACAGGAAGGGCAACCACTTGCACTGATGTGTTTTCTTTTGGGGCTTTCATGCTTGAGGTGGCTTGTGGAAGGAGGCCTATAGAGCTACAAGGACTGCCTGAAGAGGTTGTTTTGGTTGATTACGTCTTTCTGTGCTGGGGAAAAGGAGCCATCCTTGATGCTAGTGATCCTAGATTGGAAGGTAATTATGTGGTGGAGGAAATGGAATTGGTTTTGAAACTAGGCCTGTTTTGCTCACACTTAGTGCCAGAAGCTAGGCCTAGCATGAGGCAAGTGGTGCAGTTTTTGGATGGCAATGCTAAGCTGCCAGAACTACCAAATGACAAAGCTTGTTTTGGTACATCTACAAATAATGAAGTGTCTGATTTCTTGTTGTCATTTCCCTCATCTTTTAGCATAGCTTCTGCTCCTTCCTGTTCTAGCATTGATTCAATCCTCAGAAGTGGTCGTTGA